Below is a genomic region from Miscanthus floridulus cultivar M001 chromosome 1, ASM1932011v1, whole genome shotgun sequence.
ggtgtggggggaatccacgcaccccgtacctccttgcacatgttcgcctagcagtagtggcaccgctctaccaagtagtccgactgttccgcaccatatagggcgagtgggatgtaaggcttcccggtgaatctgagtactagtaagtccttagggatgaataagccagaatgtcttcatcagggttttcaattaccgtgccaccacagcacctctacctcgGGCTCCACCTCCCTGAGGTTCACACccgaggccacctccaattaccatttacccaccacaggtattccatatctaagtgcccaggtagcaccacatggcaagactcgccctaggctcgtcgttattccagctcggtcgacacaaccctcaccctccacgcacccaagtcacacacgcagcactctccccatagtccagataacactagtttcctaccacgcatcaatgtagtacaagcgtagtagtagtaataagctatgaaatatagcagcgagcgtgtgactagcctatcagcagggtgagcaggggtaaggttgcgtcaaggtaaaggccatcaagaaagcatactaccatgcaagtcctatcatagtgggTATATAACAATAacgtaaagcaatagcagttctacatgagccatgcgtaataggtgctacgagattgggtgggatgtggcaccttcagtgtagtcgtctctgttctcctcatggtactctcggtcctcgtccgtctggttctcctccgagtctgcaaacgatcgtattatagtcgcgttagcgacgtctatagaatcgCACAAAGAAGTAATaagaattcaaaagagccaaatgcactcaaacatgggttcatctcgatgaattttggtcctggtctggtGTTTTTCTGAGTTCCTATGAATTAGTTATGGGAGTGGTGAAATAGTTGGTGAGGTGGTCGGAAAggtcgccgaagtggtcggagggatcgccgaagtggtcggaggaatcaccgaggtggtcggagaggtcaccgaggtggtcggagggatcaccgaagtggtcggaggaATCATCGAGGTGGTTAGAGAGGTCACCGAGGTCAccgacgctggcgtggtcacatcatcggcatgacgtcagcatggcaTTATCAGAGCTAAACCtcagctgacaggtgggtcctgctgacggtgtcactgacatgtgggtccagtctAAGTGGACGTCAAtcggtgagtcaatggtcaatggatCTTAGTCACTGGCATGTGGCcttggtcaacggtcaatacaggccgggtccaaactgggccggttgagCTTGGATATGGGCTGGACCTTGGTCTGCcacgtggcgcgcgctggtgcggccacatCATCTTACTGGGCCACAAACGGGCCATGGTCCACTGGcacaggtgaggcgcggttcatggtgaaccagcctgtgttggtccatagaccgcagagccggtctatgaaggacttggtcctcttactccttcccagggttcggtTCACAAGCACGACATGGTCGgagtcgacgtggtcgtggtcggagtggtcggcgtggtcgacggggtcgtggtcggagctgctcgggatgtggtcgacgtggtcagagttgacatggtcgtggtcggagtggtcggcaTGGTCGACGGGGTCGTGGTTAGAgctgctcggtggagctgcttgggatgtggtcgacgtggtcggagtcgacgtggtcgacgtggcttctgccggcggtgaggtcaccggcaagCCTTAACCGTGGTGCTAGTGTCCGactagggtaggcaatagcttccccatgccttggcgagtgcagtggtggggtcaaggtgatGGCTGGGGCTTCCTAGGGTCCCGGCCACGGTGAAGGGCGACATGGGTCCGTCgacgtgcatggacagggctgtggCAGTAGCGAGAGTCTAGTTGGAGAAGCATGTGAGCACcatggtgcttctacggccatggtgggcgtgttgaaggagctcctggtactcccagtgGCTCTGGCCACGATGGTGAGGGTAgaacagaggcggtggcgctctgacaaggtgcggtgcggcaacgcagggctccggtgggcttcttcctcggctaaggtgggTGCGGCGTGACTCTCGTCATGGCGGGGCCAGTCGGtgtgtcaacgtcgcctttaccACGACATAGAAGAcgtggtggtctcgccatggttgtgctttcagccatggtgagcgtgctcgtgcatgtgcgctcctactCTGATGTTCAACGTCTTggttggggtcctccttttggctgatggcagcgcgcacggcgcgtcctgggtcttggcaagcgtggccatggcggtctccctagctaaccagttgggctaggctggAGCTTGAAGCtttagcaaggtttcgatcatggtggtgcgcgttccatttggctagggaggtggtctcagcaagttggctcaccgtagggctcgtggcggtaggatggtggtgcagtggcaaggcgaggccatgatgaggcgatgcagtgccgtgctgagcagctacgtcgctgtagctgatcggggcggcgctcctggatCTGGCAAGCTCCTCCCCGCagtggcttccttctcctccgtgcttctccctcctccctctctctcaacTTATCgcggtgtggtgctgtgccaccagcggtggTGGCGAATGATTGAGGGTTAGGGTTCACGGACGCtagcttttatagccgagctccaagggcttcaATGGCGGTCAGCGATGGGCGGTGGTGATGCGCCGAGCGCATCTGACGGCTCACGTGTGGTAGCGTAGGTGCGGCGCAAGGGGaaaacaaggtcatgcgatttgcgtgaccctgggcccgcgCCTACCACGTTGGTCGGCTTCCGGTCACGTggtggagggagcgtggggaagacGACGACGCTGTAGCTGGGCGGCTGACAGAGAGGGCCCGTTTGTCaacttgtcctgatgcggcggcgtgcggtgcgtgaCGTCTGACGGGTGGGTCCGGCTCGTCAGTGGGTTGTGCGCGTGCGGTCGGTAGGGCattgctgggccggcttcgtgggtcgcgtgcacgtgtaggagggtAGGCaggcaaggccgagcaggcctgggcggctgctgctgttccctattctttcctttttcttttatttactctttttccattttgttttcctttctcttttatttgcacaacaaaagatcaataaaaagcaactcacttgtttagaattaaaatgcatgcaagaatgtagGTGTTAAGGATTCTAAACACACACCtatacaacaagtgacatgctatgcttatgactaatgcaacacttagggtcagctcctacaaatgtcactcatcatcacatggggttttgaagaaaaaattttgtagttgggatttttggtgtgtggatttttgggttgttacacacaccgcagcggatggctctgtgaacctcgtggcatctccaatctttggcgttgctttatctttagtagcattcttctagtacctcttctgtgcaccattttggtggactacgacgcataatgatatctttggtttgttgtgagagaaaaatattgtatcatagctgataaggcctggctaaaaccaacatgcatggagaggctagctcatggccgagggccattttataggggctagcagtcgtggtacatttttgtttctaaactaaagttatcggggtaggtgggagcagtgtttctactattgtggtcagtgggagcactgttggaatgtgaggagcatctacacatcactgtcagtgttagtttaaaaatcgACAGTGAATGGGGCCTTCTGTGTCTGTTCGAGCAACCGactatgatagaagctatcaatgccggttttaaaaccaaaaccgacagtcAAGGGCCCTACCACCATTgtagccttttagtaaaaaaatattaaaaaatcactatcggtttggagcctgccatcgtagcctttttataaaaaatataaaaaaattcctGAGCCTAGGATTCGAACCCAGGTCTCAgggttcttagtttggagccttaaccactacactagaatagggattacgttagaattagtagttctttttcttttatcctatCATAACGCACTACTACTacataataaataaatgaaaaatcaaaaaagtttggctcgCCTGAGATTCGAGTGCGGGTCGTGGGGTCGAGACTACGTGGCCTTAACctctgagctaggatagggagttcggttagattggttttatttttttctttatcccgttgtaatgcactactaaataataaatgtaaaatcaaaaaagtttggcccacctaggattcgagcgtgggtctcagagtacagaggtgcggccttaaccgctgagctagaatAGGGAGTTTGGTtagtttgattttctttatttatttattaatagaaataatacagttagtttatattctaaaataacacaaaaatttgtgtcttgattatttaattctatgataattaattaatggtctataattatcaaataatagtgtttgtgaacatcatctcaatatttgattacacaGTCAATAATTAAACTATAGAGAtgtgcacaaaatataaattagctatttagtgcgaattactgatacaacgtctgcataatgattacatagttaacaataatctaactatctttaggtgcatcaacaatgagggcatCATTGTGATTAAGCCATATgcaagcaggttcgtcaccctcttgaaggataggtaggggtacgttcgccccgaatggaggcatttcctgatagcccctgtagtcttcttcatccgtcactttatcgacaccgacaatcttccttttcccttctaggactacttttagccttctttttgtcttgttgtcccttgcatagaagacttgcataacatctcttgcaaggacgaaggggtcatctctgtatgcggtcttagtgagatcaacggtagtgaatccttcgctgtcagtgttgatttcctcgagccagacccactggcagcaaaaaagagctgccttcaacggaccataggctagctttcatatctcctctatgaaaccatagtatgtcgtctGCACGATGccattttcgtcgtgagcatcaaaacgaacaccataattttggtatgtgctcttttcatcttgcttttttgtgtaaaatgtgaatccattgatctcatacccttggtacttatgATATGTACTCAAatgtcccttggctaaggcatccagttgattacccaactttattccaagcaagcgacgtcgcaaccagttgataaattcctccttatgttttttatccagccaagcctatgacctgctcggatatagagtttgcagcgattgcctatgctcattaatctatggcatcacacccttggcttgctggagaacagcaaactatgcctgtctgaaagaaatagggtcgtctactataactgatttctccctgatcgttcctttgccacatagtcttccctcatgatgagattctaaAACTCCGACctttttgatgtccagataatatgtgcataactcaatggcctccttcattgaccatccttcaaccatgcccccttctagcctgaatctattcctaacatacctcctaaaaactttaatcaatctttcaaaagggaacatctgatgcaggtacattaggccaagggctctaatttggtcaacaagataaatgagcagatgcaatgagatatcaaagtaagtcgacgGGAAATGCAtatcaagcctaacgagagtttcagctatgtcccgctgtagctactctagcgtggacacatcaatgaccttttctgagatcgcgttgaagaacgagcaaagctttatgattggggcatgaACCTTTGGGGgaaggataccacgcagggcaacagggagcaaccgagtcataatgacatggcagtcatgggccttcatagggccatagttgaacttgagttctctcatgttcactagcctcttcaggTTCACATAGTAGCATgttgggactttgagttcattgaagaaagaaataatcacacgcttttcttccttcttcaatgtccatgacgcaaccggaagttcaaaCTAACCATTCTTTAGCTCCACgtgatgcagctccttcctgattcccaagtgttgcatatctagacgtgtggctagtgaatccttcaatgtcccctaggtgtccatcaaggtgttaagagtgatagcgcacacgtttttagtgatgtgcatgggatcaagacagtggcgtatacttagaaatggccagtaaggtagtttccagaaaaccgattttttcttccaaacgctcctatcaggtgctgctactgcattgtcccctttcccaaggacaacctccagcttgttgagttcttgaagtatcgtaggcccatctcgatattttggagctaagcgtttctcaatagtaccgttgaaatcttttctgttcctgcggtaagggtgatccttaggtaggaacctacgatgtcccatataaactatctttgagttatttggcagatttaccacatcagtgtcgtccaagcactcgacacatccagtatagccttttgtcttctctccagacaacgaacctcgacctagcaggtcgatgattgtagcgataagtactcctttgatcgtgacatgttcctttttatactcgtcccaaacatccggcacacccttttcaaacatctccactagttcatcgatcattggttccagaaacacatcgatgtcattcctaggttgtcttggcccttggatcagtagtggcatctagatgtacgactgcttcatatagacccaaggtggaaggttgtatatacagagagTCACTGGTcaagtgctatgattgcttctaacatggtcgaaaggattcatcccatctgtgctcaaagcaaaccaaatgtgccttacctctccaccgatgtccttatagaacatagtattgacaatcCTCCAGTCATATCCATCGACGGGGTGCTTTATCATTGTATCTTTGttatgctcttcgccatgccagcgcaatagcttggctaactttgcacatgcaaatagcctatgcacccggggagctataggaaaataccaaatgatttttgcgggacctcctctggtcttggtaccctcatctgacggcccttccttgtaccatggagcttcacacttggggcacttgtccaagtctttgtatttttctccacggtacaatatgcaatcattcaaacatgcgtggattttttcaacctcgaggccgatgggacatatcatttgcttggccaagtatgtcttttctggcaactcgttttttcctgagagcatttttcttattatacctaacaactgatcgaagcctttatcgctcaatccgtttgtcgatttgaactctaacaacatgatgtcggcttctagtttgctcattggacaattcctatacaatggtgttttgccatcttgtcttaatttctctagctttctcagctatctttcactaagacatccggtctctacattacatagcagctaagaaataccatcgttatcctcggtgtcatcagctagcgtgttcctaaacacattattaactgtggccatagattccgtattgacaccgggttcctcgtcagcatcgtggatggctacgtcatgcatatccacatcatcattgttttcctgcagaacattcacaccaatctcaccatgcatagtccatattgtatagtttggcatgaaccctctggtaatcaagtgcgatcgtatagactcaattagacgaaagttcctttgattcttgcaatctttgcatggacagaagacagggttcccattctcaGCATGGGCTTTTGCAACGATGATAAACTGACTGACGCCATACATGTAcctcttgtccgttcgggacagatgcatccactcttgatccatctctgcaaaaaaaatactgagacagtaattacaaagaattaaaaagaaatcgagcttcatgaacaataattgtagctcgaaagtaccatttttagaaaatattattgtacactaattattgaaaaattaaaaaaggtagccccggccctgtaaattgaaaatcatagtaaaaaataattattgtacaataatgaataacatctattttactctacttctaagaattaattatagcatcacatactaacaatgatgatcttgaccactatggaataattagctaggaatttaaatgtgttcatagacactaaCTTTttagatgatggattcaccataatttgagccttacaCAAATGTCTatttggaaaagtgctctctagaatggagaaagaactagaatgagaatcaagcaatgtagccatcaaaacgaagctaattaagcaacaaaatcaaagaagtgatgtttgttactaaccttaaagcaaaaagatcaagccattcttcaaaatccaagcgctagcttcatggtgaagagcagccgcaacaatagaaggaagggcccaaacgcgcgcctctattCTCGGGATGTAAGAGAGGATAAAGGAGAGGACGGGTGTAACCTTTTTgtattgtaggcttatcaccgtcggttcttggctagaaccgacagtgatagaacccaatcactgtcggctcttggcttaaacagacagtgatgagtggccgccaaaacactaccggtgaaagccacaaaccgacagtgatgtggtcttTCACTACCGGTTTTAGACCAGCCctcactactacagaagttaactgtaggggcggttctagagcctctgtaggggcggctgcgccagccgcccttcccagggtgttcctacagagggtgcctctataggggcggtttcctgaccACCCCttcagtgccctctgtaggggcggctggtgttttcagccgcccctacaatgccctctgtaggggcggctggtaatatcagccgcccctgtagtggacttctgtaagggcgactgtatcaccaaccgcccctgctgtgtgtatttgtaagggcagttcaatcaagaaccgcccctacagtggattttctagcaaaaaaaataaataattcaaattcaaatccaaccacatatatatataattcaaattcaaatctgatcgccacaaatatacatatatacatccataaacacaagaccattatttagaacaaGTGTCCAAATACTAGAAGTGTAATGAGTACAGAGCTTAGAAACCAATCACAAGATCATGCGTAGAACAGCAATTAATTATAAACATGGGATACATATATCTAATCCACTTGTATTATCTAAAAAAGGTACATCTCATCCACAGCTATGAAATATAAAATAGAGAATACTTGATACATTTAGCAGGGATAGGCACATAGTCCACAGCTATGAAATGTAAAATGGAGAATACTACATAGTTTTAGCACATCAGGGAAGTGCACAATATGGCCACCTTTGTATTAAAGGGCACTTGATACATTTAGCAGGGATAGGCACATAGTCCACAGCTATGAAATATAAAATGGAGAATACTACATAGTTTTAGCACATCAGGGAAGTGCACAATATGGCCACCTTTGTATTAAAGGGCATTGCACAAAACTGGTAAATAGAGAAGCTCAAAGAAACTCACCGCCGCCTAAGAGGACCAGGGGAGCGCCTGCGTGGTGATGGGCTGCCACGTCCCCTCCTAGGTGAAGGACTGTGGTTGAGAAAATAGCGTTAGCAATTCCAGTGATCCATTCACAGATCTTATAGAATTATAGAAGTTATTTAAGCACTGATTACCGCATCGGTGACCTATGCCTCCTAGGTGGTGGAGAAGGAGAACGCCTTCTAACTGGAGATAGTGGTCTCCTGCGAGGAGGTGTGTCACCACGCCTGACAGGAGAAGGATCTGGTCGGCGACGAATAGGCGGAGAATCAGGACGACGCCTAGGTGATGGGTCAGGTGGATGCCTGGGTGATTCAGCCCTTCGATTTGGAGATCGTTTCCGTGGAGGCGAAGCTGGCTTCATTCGTGGAGATGCTGCAGACAAGTATGTAAACAATTAAGTCATCATGAGCTGAACATGCACCTTCAGGGGGGGAGTTCCTTGATACGAGCAGAAGTAACAAGCAAAGAATAAGGAATAGTAATTATATAGTTCCAAAGCTTCAGAATGCAAATATAATTTCACTATCTTGGGTCTCTTCACTGTGACTACAATCATTACAATAGACTTCCGAGTTCTAACAGAATAAAGTGCATGAAAATATAAACACAAGCTCACCAAATATCTCTTTCAAGTGAGCCTCATTAACATTCCTTGATAAGTGATCAATGCAGAGAACAGCCGACTCGGCAGGAGGTGACGCTTTCCTGAAACCAATAACCATTTCTTCAATAATTTAGGGCTCAAGAGTTACATGTAGAGGTAGATATGAAAACAGGGAACACAAAACCATGCAAAGTTCCTGGGGAAACAGATGAAATCTACAGATTTAACAGTAAAAGCCCAACAGCATGTTATGCATATGACAGAAACTTCCCCAGAAAAATATAGGGCAAAAGAAGTCGATGGAGTTATGAACAGTAAGCAGCAACATCACAGCCACAAAGAAATTTATCAGATGCTGCTATGACATTTTCTGAGTAACATGTGGAGCTGTAGCATCCAATATAATAAGAATTGAAGATCCTTTGTATCATTAGCCCATATACAGCATCCTATTTGACAAACTACAATTACTTCATATATATACAAGACAAAAAATGATAGTCAAGTAACAAGTGAAACAGCACGCTATAAATATATATAATTATCAATAAACATAGCCAGAGAATTAAAGTAACATATGCAGTTTATATGCAAACTTGTATATACCTAGGGGGTGAAGCCTTTTTAGGTGGTGGTGATGGCGAACGGACTTTCTTTGAGGGTGAGCCCTTTTTGGGGGGCAGCGAAGGTGATCGGCCTTTTCGTGCTCCAGGCGAACTGGGCAGACAACAGTATCCAGAAGTAGCACCCAAGATAAAGAGAACCAGCATAAGAAACATTACAGTTCATGAGAAAAATACCAAACAACCATGTTCAAGCAGAACGCACGTCGTGTAACTACATGACTTCATATATGAGAAGATTTTAAATTAAATTGCCATGAGCCCATGACAGCAATAAAAACATGTTAACAGGGCGAAGCAAAAGCATGAGGCATGATGGATTCATCAATCAATAAAATGATGTCAACAAATTGATTTGGGTACCAAATGCTGGTCAGTGCAGGCAGCTGCTATTACAGAAAATGCAAAAGGCACAGCTAAATAATAAGCCTACAGCAGGGAGTTGGAACCAATCAAAGGTGTCCATCTGAATTCTGAATGTAGGGTCACACAATTAACTTATGTTTCCAGTCTATCACGAGCATGATTGAAAAACCGAATTCAGCATTAGAAAACTGTTACCAAACTCTGGTTCTGTTCAATGCTGAATGACAGCATCCATACGTTGAGTGCCACAAGGACAAACTGTAATTGTATTCAACAGAAGTAGTCTGAACACGCAAGCCACGCCTAAAGTGTAAACTTATCTGAATCAAGCAGCCTCGTACTAAATACTCTAGTCCTCAAGGGTTTAACAAAGTGACTCTCAAATAAGTATAAACGTTGAAACGGGGGATAACTCGCTACCCGGACGAACAAACAGCACACACATCCAAAAACAAACTCCGAACAAATGCAACAAAACCTAATAAATTAGCATAGAAAACAGTGGATCTATAGGGTGTAGGGTCGAACCTCACCTACCCTTAGCCGGAGGAGGGGAGCGGCTCCGGGActgggaggacgacgacgagaagGAGCGGGAGCACGACCGGGAGCGGGACGAGACGGAGCCGGAGGAGACGGAGTGGGACGGCGAGCGGGAGGAAGAGCCCGAGGAGGAGCGAGACGCGGAGCGGCCGCGCCGAGGCTTCGCCATCGTCCCcggtggcggcagtggcggcggccGGGCGAGCGTCAGCGACCCAGCGGTGCTGGGCTAGGGTTTTGAGCGGGTTGGGAGAAGGGAGAGATTGGGAGTCTATGGTTCCATCCCAGACTCCAGTTGAAACCACGTGTCGGTGTGAAAAGATCCCAACACTTAGCGTCCACACCGACGGTCAGTGTAATA
It encodes:
- the LOC136475087 gene encoding serine/arginine-rich splicing factor SR45-like, which encodes MAKPRRGRSASRSSSGSSSRSPSHSVSSGSVSSRSRSCSRSFSSSSSQSRSRSPPPAKGSSPGARKGRSPSLPPKKGSPSKKVRSPSPPPKKASPPRKASPPAESAVLCIDHLSRNVNEAHLKEIFASPRMKPASPPRKRSPNRRAESPRHPPDPSPRRRPDSPPIRRRPDPSPVRRGDTPPRRRPLSPVRRRSPSPPPRRHRSPMRPSPRRGRGSPSPRRRSPGPLRRR